A stretch of Mesorhizobium sp. M2A.F.Ca.ET.046.03.2.1 DNA encodes these proteins:
- a CDS encoding TIGR02300 family protein, with protein MAKAELGTKRVDPETGRKFYDLNKDPIVSPYTGKSYPRSYFDEGKISALEEDEEVADKEVDGDEEEGAEVVSLEDADEEAKGGGDDLPDLGDDEDDDVDLGDDEDDTFLADEEEEDDDVSDMIGVGDDEDEV; from the coding sequence GTGGCAAAAGCTGAACTTGGCACCAAGCGTGTCGACCCCGAAACGGGTCGGAAATTCTACGACCTGAACAAAGATCCGATTGTCTCGCCCTATACGGGCAAGAGCTATCCGCGCTCTTATTTCGACGAAGGCAAGATTTCCGCCCTCGAGGAAGATGAGGAAGTCGCCGACAAGGAAGTGGACGGCGACGAGGAAGAAGGCGCCGAAGTTGTCTCGCTCGAGGACGCCGACGAGGAAGCCAAGGGCGGCGGCGACGATCTTCCCGATCTCGGCGACGACGAGGATGACGACGTCGATCTCGGCGATGATGAGGACGATACCTTCCTTGCCGACGAAGAAGAAGAGGACGATGACGTCTCCGACATGATCGGCGTCGGCGATGACGAGGACGAGGTCTGA
- a CDS encoding ATP-binding cassette domain-containing protein, whose protein sequence is MAETKALHVRGLVIAPGVDPISQTIAPGEIVGLAGLDGHGQERFLRALAGLERPVAGDIAVDGKAGSITSFRKAVAGGIAYLPRDRRSTGIFPTQSVLDNFAISTVSNDRRFGLLSFAARRRRYDTYRQRLSIVAPRPDAAITTLSGGNQQKVLLARALALEPNFLLLNDPTRGVDVATRHVLYDVFRGLAAEGMALVILSSEIEEILLLCHRVLVFREQRVSAEFSGAEMTTDTVIAAMFGRAA, encoded by the coding sequence ATGGCTGAGACAAAGGCGCTTCATGTGCGGGGGCTGGTCATCGCGCCGGGTGTCGATCCGATCAGCCAGACCATCGCGCCGGGCGAGATCGTCGGTCTTGCCGGGCTCGACGGCCATGGTCAGGAACGCTTCCTGCGCGCGCTGGCCGGGCTCGAGCGTCCGGTCGCGGGCGACATCGCTGTCGACGGTAAGGCCGGATCGATCACCAGCTTTCGCAAAGCCGTCGCCGGCGGCATCGCCTATCTGCCGCGCGATCGCCGCTCGACCGGCATTTTCCCGACTCAATCGGTGCTCGACAATTTCGCCATTTCCACCGTGTCGAACGACCGCCGCTTCGGCCTCTTGAGCTTCGCCGCCCGACGTCGTCGCTACGATACCTATAGGCAAAGGCTCAGCATAGTCGCGCCGCGTCCCGACGCGGCCATAACCACGCTGTCCGGCGGCAACCAGCAGAAGGTGCTGCTCGCCCGCGCCCTTGCGCTGGAGCCAAACTTCCTTCTGCTCAACGACCCGACGCGCGGCGTCGACGTGGCGACCCGGCACGTGCTCTATGACGTCTTCCGCGGCCTTGCCGCCGAGGGCATGGCCTTGGTGATCCTGTCCAGCGAGATCGAGGAGATACTGCTTCTCTGCCACCGCGTGCTGGTGTTCCGCGAGCAGCGCGTATCGGCCGAGTTCTCCGGCGCCGAGATGACCACCGATACGGTGATCGCCGCCATGTTCGGACGCGCCGCATGA
- a CDS encoding DUF6496 domain-containing protein — protein MNSFTRKSTKSAKASTAPAPPKQAIAIGLSEARRAGVDLPPPKKRDVKETTRKSAKYAYEAGQGERKPKRQPKVSKAVSKVLEGEPKSTASRKALSRQAKSAASGRTAAERSAAARKAAQTKGAAGRSAAARKAARTRAERG, from the coding sequence GTGAATTCGTTCACGCGGAAATCGACAAAGTCCGCCAAGGCAAGCACGGCGCCCGCTCCACCAAAGCAGGCGATCGCCATCGGCCTTTCGGAGGCGCGCCGCGCGGGCGTCGACCTGCCGCCGCCCAAAAAACGCGACGTGAAGGAGACCACGCGCAAGAGCGCCAAATATGCCTACGAGGCAGGCCAGGGCGAACGCAAGCCGAAGCGCCAGCCGAAGGTCTCGAAGGCGGTGTCGAAGGTGCTTGAGGGCGAGCCGAAAAGCACCGCCTCCCGCAAGGCCCTGTCGCGTCAGGCCAAGAGCGCCGCATCCGGCCGCACGGCCGCAGAGCGGTCCGCTGCGGCCAGGAAAGCCGCGCAGACCAAAGGCGCAGCCGGACGATCAGCGGCTGCGCGCAAGGCAGCCAGAACCCGCGCGGAGCGCGGTTAG
- a CDS encoding YbhB/YbcL family Raf kinase inhibitor-like protein, translating to MLVVEDPDAPRGMFRHWAVYDIAAGRDRLPEGTAGPERFRQGVNDLGNAHYDGPQPPKGHGVHHYHFRLSALDVETLESSGETAMPTF from the coding sequence CTGCTTGTCGTCGAGGATCCCGATGCGCCGCGCGGCATGTTTCGCCATTGGGCAGTCTATGACATCGCCGCCGGGCGGGATCGCCTGCCGGAAGGCACTGCCGGGCCGGAGCGTTTCCGCCAAGGCGTGAACGACCTCGGCAACGCCCATTATGACGGTCCCCAGCCGCCAAAAGGGCATGGCGTCCATCACTATCACTTCCGCCTTTCAGCACTCGACGTGGAGACGCTGGAATCCAGCGGAGAAACGGCAATGCCGACCTTCTGA
- a CDS encoding extracellular solute-binding protein: MTWSHPRGYDPMVACSALWREKTGVSVEWEKRSLQDFESFPVEELARAYDLIVIDHPHVGQITAEKCLAPLDVPGREAEREALARGSVGKSYPSYNWQGRQWAFPIDAATQVQAWRPDLIQAAPRIWTEVLALAEQGRVLLPLRPPHSLMCFYTLAAELGQPCTVDGSVDLVDGETGETAFEMLSEIAALVDPACLTMDPIAVFEKMAEPGSRIACAPLIYGYVSYAAAGFRPHRIAFADMPVVGGNGPVGSALGGTGIAVSAFSAQREASIDFAYWIASGDVQRGPYAAAGGQPGHAAAWEDDAVNAATGNFYRATRATLEGAWVRPRHDGYMAFQQQASDRINEGLAGRQDAGRVVADINRLFRESFAPAAAG; encoded by the coding sequence ATGACCTGGAGCCATCCGCGCGGCTACGACCCGATGGTGGCCTGCTCGGCGCTATGGCGGGAAAAAACCGGCGTTTCGGTCGAATGGGAGAAGCGCTCGCTGCAGGATTTCGAGTCTTTCCCGGTAGAGGAACTCGCCCGCGCCTATGATCTGATCGTCATCGACCATCCGCATGTCGGCCAGATCACCGCGGAAAAGTGCCTGGCGCCGCTCGATGTGCCCGGGCGCGAGGCGGAACGCGAGGCGCTGGCCAGGGGCAGTGTCGGCAAATCCTACCCGAGCTACAATTGGCAGGGCCGGCAATGGGCCTTCCCGATTGATGCGGCGACGCAGGTGCAGGCCTGGCGACCGGATCTGATCCAGGCCGCGCCAAGAATCTGGACGGAAGTGCTGGCGCTTGCCGAGCAGGGGCGCGTTCTCTTGCCGCTACGGCCGCCGCATTCGCTGATGTGCTTCTACACTTTGGCCGCCGAGCTCGGCCAGCCCTGCACGGTCGACGGCTCGGTTGACCTCGTCGACGGCGAAACCGGCGAAACCGCCTTCGAGATGCTGAGCGAGATCGCGGCGCTTGTCGATCCCGCATGCCTGACGATGGACCCGATCGCGGTTTTCGAGAAAATGGCCGAGCCCGGCTCGCGCATCGCCTGCGCGCCGCTGATCTATGGCTATGTTTCCTATGCGGCGGCGGGTTTTCGGCCGCATCGCATCGCCTTTGCCGACATGCCGGTCGTCGGCGGCAACGGCCCGGTCGGCTCGGCGCTCGGCGGCACCGGCATTGCCGTCTCAGCCTTTTCCGCCCAACGCGAGGCGTCGATCGACTTCGCTTATTGGATCGCCAGCGGCGATGTGCAGCGCGGCCCTTACGCCGCCGCCGGTGGCCAGCCCGGCCATGCCGCCGCCTGGGAGGATGACGCCGTCAACGCCGCGACCGGCAACTTCTATCGCGCCACGCGCGCGACGCTCGAAGGCGCCTGGGTCCGCCCCCGCCATGACGGCTACATGGCGTTCCAGCAGCAGGCCTCCGACCGCATCAACGAAGGCCTTGCCGGCAGACAGGACGCGGGCCGCGTCGTCGCCGACATCAATCGCCTGTTCCGGGAGAGTTTCGCGCCGGCCGCCGCCGGCTAA
- a CDS encoding ATP-binding cassette domain-containing protein, with the protein MLEVQGVSKRYGETVALAEASIAFRPGTIHTILGENGSGKSTLVKLLSGIVQPDGGAILLDGKAFSGAQPAAFQAAGFATVFQEVLVAPERSVTDNILLGLDGLWRRGVPRGERRARAQAALGRFAVTPIDLDRPCGELPLAARQLVVLARAVIRNPRVLILDEVTAALDFADRESVFALMRAMAGAGTLILFITHRMDEVMALSDRISILRAGRVVKTEERGTSTPAELLAAMAPQTAAELAHG; encoded by the coding sequence ATGCTCGAGGTCCAAGGCGTTTCAAAGCGCTATGGCGAAACCGTCGCGCTGGCGGAGGCGTCGATCGCCTTCCGTCCCGGCACGATCCATACGATCCTGGGCGAGAACGGCTCGGGCAAGAGCACGCTGGTGAAGCTGTTGTCCGGCATCGTGCAGCCGGATGGCGGCGCGATCCTGCTCGATGGCAAAGCGTTTTCCGGAGCGCAGCCCGCCGCCTTTCAGGCCGCGGGCTTTGCCACCGTGTTCCAGGAGGTGCTGGTCGCGCCTGAACGTTCGGTGACCGACAACATCCTTCTCGGCCTCGACGGCCTGTGGCGACGAGGCGTGCCGCGCGGCGAGCGGCGCGCCAGGGCGCAGGCCGCGCTCGGCCGCTTCGCGGTGACGCCGATCGATCTCGACCGGCCGTGCGGCGAGCTGCCGCTTGCCGCAAGGCAGCTTGTCGTGCTCGCCCGCGCCGTCATCCGCAACCCGCGTGTCCTGATCCTCGATGAGGTGACGGCGGCGCTCGACTTCGCCGACCGCGAGTCGGTCTTCGCGCTGATGCGCGCCATGGCCGGGGCGGGCACGCTGATCCTGTTCATCACGCACCGCATGGACGAAGTGATGGCTTTGTCCGACCGCATATCCATCCTGCGCGCCGGCCGCGTGGTGAAGACCGAGGAGCGCGGCACCTCGACCCCGGCCGAGCTCCTGGCGGCGATGGCGCCGCAAACGGCAGCGGAGCTGGCGCATGGCTGA
- the aroA gene encoding 3-phosphoshikimate 1-carboxyvinyltransferase, whose product MSHSAAAKAATARKSPALAGTARVPGDKSISHRSFMFGGLASGETRITGLLEGEDVMRTGAAMKAMGAHIEKNGAEWVIRGTGNGALLQPEGPLDFGNAGTGSRLTMGLVGTYDMETTFIGDASLSGRPMGRVLDPLRQMGVQVLKAAPGDRMPITLRGPKHAAPITYRVPMASAQVKSAVLLAGLNTPGITTVIEPVMTRDHTEKMLKGFGANLTVETDERGVRHIFIEGQGKLTGQTIAVPGDPSSAGFPLVAALIVPGSDIVIENVLMNPTRTGLLLTLQEMGGRIDILNPRNAGGEDVADLRVRYSELKGVTVPPERAPSMIDEYPVLAVAASFAEGETLMQGLEELRVKESDRLSAVANGLKLNGVDCTEGEASLAVRGRPGGKGLGAHPNGPDTSVKTHLDHRIAMSFLIMGLATEKPVTIDDANMIATSFPEFMGLMKGLGAEIE is encoded by the coding sequence ATGTCTCATTCCGCCGCCGCTAAAGCAGCCACGGCCCGCAAATCCCCTGCCCTTGCCGGCACCGCGCGCGTGCCGGGCGACAAGTCGATCTCGCACCGCTCCTTCATGTTCGGCGGCCTTGCCTCCGGCGAGACGCGCATCACCGGCCTGCTCGAAGGCGAGGACGTGATGCGCACCGGCGCGGCCATGAAGGCGATGGGCGCGCATATCGAAAAGAACGGCGCCGAATGGGTGATCCGTGGCACCGGCAACGGCGCGCTGCTGCAGCCGGAAGGGCCGCTCGATTTCGGCAATGCCGGCACCGGCTCGCGGCTCACCATGGGCCTCGTCGGCACATATGATATGGAGACCACCTTCATCGGCGACGCCTCGCTGTCGGGCCGGCCAATGGGCCGCGTGCTCGACCCGCTGCGCCAGATGGGCGTGCAGGTGCTGAAGGCGGCGCCCGGCGACCGCATGCCGATCACGCTGCGCGGCCCGAAACATGCCGCGCCGATCACCTATCGCGTGCCGATGGCGTCGGCCCAGGTGAAGTCGGCGGTGCTGCTTGCCGGCCTGAACACGCCGGGTATCACCACGGTGATCGAGCCGGTGATGACGCGCGACCACACCGAAAAAATGCTGAAGGGTTTTGGCGCCAACCTCACCGTCGAGACCGACGAGCGCGGCGTGCGCCACATCTTCATCGAAGGCCAGGGCAAGCTCACCGGCCAGACGATCGCCGTGCCCGGCGACCCGTCCTCCGCCGGCTTCCCGCTGGTGGCGGCGCTGATCGTGCCGGGCTCGGACATCGTGATCGAAAACGTGCTGATGAACCCGACCCGCACCGGCCTGCTTCTCACATTGCAGGAAATGGGCGGCCGGATCGATATCCTCAATCCGCGCAATGCCGGCGGCGAGGACGTGGCGGATTTGCGCGTGCGCTATTCCGAGTTGAAGGGCGTTACCGTACCGCCGGAACGCGCACCGTCGATGATCGACGAATATCCGGTGCTGGCGGTCGCGGCCAGCTTCGCCGAGGGCGAGACGCTGATGCAGGGCCTGGAGGAATTGCGCGTCAAGGAATCCGACCGGCTGTCGGCGGTCGCCAACGGGCTGAAGCTAAACGGTGTCGACTGCACCGAGGGCGAGGCATCGCTCGCCGTGCGCGGCAGACCGGGCGGCAAGGGGCTGGGCGCTCACCCCAATGGACCGGACACGTCGGTGAAGACGCATCTCGACCACCGCATCGCCATGAGCTTCCTGATCATGGGGCTGGCCACCGAGAAGCCGGTGACCATCGACGACGCGAACATGATCGCGACGAGCTTTCCGGAATTCATGGGACTGATGAAGGGATTGGGCGCGGAGATCGAGTGA
- a CDS encoding ABC transporter permease yields the protein MSPTLRKLRGVGFAVVMLVVLLVLNVALNPARFQPSSWGTLLGLAAPLIGAAVASAPVILAGRGGIDISAGPLMGFVNALVIQVLFLNLGISSPWIVVPAALLVGATVGAANGALATIVRIQPIVATLGTYLILTGVTLTILPAPIGPAPDWLKAMAGPLSIVPLALIGLCWLLVRRTPYYDLLMAVGSDDRAAYTAGVPVTKVRLVAYVLTGLFAAAAGLMLTSLIGSADPNIGPTYTLIAIAAVALGGVSLAGGRGGLGGAAIGAIDIFLLQSLLTTFNVSTYVLQIAYGLILVVAVVLTAVQERLSRRKG from the coding sequence ATGAGCCCGACCCTTCGCAAGCTGCGCGGCGTCGGCTTTGCTGTCGTGATGCTCGTCGTCCTGCTGGTGCTCAACGTCGCGCTCAATCCGGCGCGTTTTCAGCCTTCGTCCTGGGGCACGCTGCTCGGGCTGGCCGCTCCCCTGATCGGCGCGGCCGTCGCCTCGGCGCCGGTCATCCTGGCGGGACGCGGCGGCATCGACATCTCCGCCGGCCCGCTGATGGGCTTCGTCAACGCCCTGGTCATCCAGGTCCTGTTCCTCAATCTCGGCATCTCGTCGCCATGGATCGTCGTTCCGGCAGCGCTGTTGGTCGGGGCGACTGTTGGCGCCGCGAATGGCGCGCTTGCCACCATCGTGCGCATCCAGCCGATCGTGGCGACGCTCGGCACCTATCTGATCCTCACCGGCGTCACGCTCACCATCCTGCCGGCGCCGATCGGTCCGGCGCCGGACTGGCTGAAGGCCATGGCGGGACCGCTCTCGATCGTGCCGCTGGCGCTGATCGGCCTGTGCTGGCTGCTCGTGCGCCGCACGCCCTATTACGACCTGCTGATGGCCGTTGGCAGCGACGACCGCGCCGCCTATACGGCCGGCGTGCCGGTGACGAAGGTGCGGCTCGTTGCCTATGTCCTGACCGGGCTCTTTGCCGCCGCCGCCGGACTGATGCTCACCTCGCTGATCGGCTCGGCCGACCCCAATATCGGCCCGACCTACACGCTGATCGCGATTGCCGCCGTGGCGCTCGGCGGCGTCAGCCTCGCCGGCGGGCGCGGCGGTCTCGGCGGCGCCGCGATCGGCGCCATCGACATTTTCCTGCTGCAGAGCCTGCTCACCACCTTCAACGTTTCGACCTATGTGCTGCAGATCGCCTATGGCCTGATCCTCGTCGTCGCCGTGGTGCTGACAGCGGTGCAGGAACGGCTGTCGAGGCGGAAAGGCTGA
- a CDS encoding MaoC family dehydratase, which produces MSAFSPTVGVASTHPADMPEAHADIPVWNSENWFYEDWQPGHKIRSLRRTISEGESHMFNALVLDIHPYVQDQMFAEREGIFGKRLVAGAFVFSAGLGLVATNCVNAFSYGYDKLRFIKPVFIGDTIYSIRTNLDKKPRYHDMGLIRASYEVFKGEGELVLYCEHLQTVKYKNPADFVGKTEK; this is translated from the coding sequence ATGAGCGCGTTCTCGCCGACCGTCGGCGTCGCCTCGACGCATCCGGCCGACATGCCTGAGGCGCATGCCGACATCCCGGTCTGGAATTCGGAAAACTGGTTCTACGAGGACTGGCAGCCCGGCCATAAAATCCGCTCGCTCCGCCGCACCATCTCCGAGGGCGAAAGCCATATGTTCAATGCGCTGGTGCTGGATATCCACCCTTACGTCCAGGACCAGATGTTCGCCGAAAGGGAAGGCATTTTCGGCAAGCGCCTGGTGGCCGGCGCCTTCGTCTTTTCCGCCGGACTCGGCCTCGTCGCCACCAACTGCGTCAACGCCTTTTCCTATGGCTATGACAAGCTCCGCTTCATCAAGCCGGTCTTCATCGGCGACACCATTTATTCGATCCGCACCAACCTCGACAAAAAGCCGCGCTATCACGACATGGGCCTGATCCGCGCCAGCTATGAAGTCTTCAAGGGTGAAGGAGAGCTCGTGCTCTACTGCGAGCATCTGCAGACGGTGAAATACAAGAACCCGGCCGATTTCGTCGGCAAGACCGAGAAGTGA
- a CDS encoding lactonase family protein — protein MQSACLVFVGSLNREAPYFQGARGVGLGVYAFDEATLAVQKLAETNEVDNPTFLSVTPDGTLIYANSEVFAWREGTVTAYRFDRATNSLAYINKQPSLGSITAHNTITRDGSKLLVANYGMGSGGPDKAVAVFGFTADGGLTAPLASVAHSGTGPNAERQERSHAHSVTETIQGGVAIVADLGIDQLISYRIEPDGALVKLASSALALGAGPRHVALHPNGRFVFVMNELNSTVMSLALEPSSGRLELIDTKPAVPGEARAHNHCADIQISPDGRFLYGSNRGHDSVAIFAVDQQTGKLETVDFTPCGGATPRNLALTPSGRHLFSANQNADRISIFARDEASGRLTDTGQAIEIGTPMCVRITRDPVQF, from the coding sequence ATGCAAAGCGCCTGTCTTGTCTTTGTCGGCAGCCTCAACCGCGAGGCGCCCTATTTCCAGGGCGCGCGCGGCGTCGGCCTCGGCGTCTACGCCTTCGACGAGGCAACGCTTGCCGTTCAAAAACTTGCCGAGACCAATGAGGTCGACAATCCGACCTTCCTGTCGGTGACGCCGGACGGGACGCTGATCTATGCCAATTCGGAAGTCTTCGCCTGGCGCGAGGGAACGGTCACGGCCTATCGCTTCGACCGCGCCACCAACTCGCTCGCCTATATCAACAAGCAGCCATCGCTTGGCAGCATCACCGCCCACAACACGATCACCCGCGACGGCAGCAAGCTTCTGGTCGCGAATTACGGCATGGGCAGCGGCGGCCCCGACAAGGCGGTCGCCGTGTTCGGCTTTACGGCCGATGGCGGCCTGACGGCGCCGCTGGCGAGCGTCGCGCATTCCGGCACCGGCCCCAATGCAGAGCGGCAGGAGCGCTCGCATGCGCACAGCGTCACCGAGACCATCCAGGGCGGCGTCGCCATCGTCGCCGATCTCGGCATCGACCAGCTGATCTCCTACCGGATCGAGCCGGACGGCGCGCTGGTGAAGCTCGCGTCGTCGGCGCTCGCGCTCGGCGCCGGGCCGCGCCATGTCGCGCTGCATCCGAACGGCCGCTTCGTCTTCGTCATGAACGAGCTCAACTCGACTGTAATGTCGCTGGCGCTCGAGCCGTCTTCCGGCAGGCTTGAACTCATCGACACCAAGCCGGCGGTTCCCGGAGAGGCTCGCGCGCACAACCACTGCGCCGACATCCAGATTTCGCCCGACGGCCGTTTCCTCTACGGCTCCAACCGCGGCCATGACAGCGTCGCGATCTTCGCCGTCGATCAGCAGACGGGAAAACTCGAAACGGTGGACTTCACGCCATGCGGCGGCGCGACGCCGCGCAACCTGGCGCTGACGCCATCCGGCAGGCATCTGTTCTCAGCCAACCAGAACGCCGACCGCATCTCGATCTTCGCCCGCGACGAGGCGAGCGGGCGGCTGACCGACACCGGGCAGGCCATCGAGATCGGAACGCCGATGTGCGTGCGGATCACGCGCGACCCGGTTCAATTCTAG
- a CDS encoding substrate-binding domain-containing protein — protein sequence MTSLTRGLLAATAIVSIPFAAHAADVKSVIDGLPADLKAQYDGAPQKVLPSAWDNFTPPAKPWKWCHSESYQGNPWRVSVTKELKRLVDGLIADGTVSSFEVSDSNNDASQQINQIRAFIDKKCSIITSIPGSATALDDAVDAAAKAGIPFITAAGSITSPNAINVDSNYARWGYDMMTAIGKAKPDASVLVVEGIAGHPIVVQEKQGADKALSENKGLKVARTVNGNWTANVTKTVVLQAIATNPAPIDAVWTTGSESRVVAEAFTEAGRPAPLITGSITGDALGYWKANPDKYRFEGHAVLPGWTAETLFRVGERMLDGQKPKLNTLLIPIPPVHAAELDKWYKDCMTPDAVSVFPVPPTDPMPENVLDAYFANPAPTKGWDYSKVPDACAK from the coding sequence ATGACCAGCCTGACACGCGGCCTGCTCGCCGCAACCGCCATAGTCTCGATACCGTTCGCCGCCCATGCCGCCGACGTGAAGTCGGTGATCGACGGCCTGCCCGCCGATCTCAAGGCGCAATATGACGGCGCGCCGCAGAAAGTGCTGCCCTCGGCCTGGGATAATTTCACGCCGCCGGCGAAGCCCTGGAAGTGGTGCCATTCGGAGAGCTACCAGGGCAATCCGTGGCGCGTCTCGGTCACCAAGGAGCTGAAGCGGCTGGTCGACGGCCTCATCGCCGACGGCACGGTGTCGAGCTTCGAAGTGTCGGATTCGAACAACGACGCGAGCCAGCAGATCAACCAGATCCGCGCCTTCATTGACAAGAAATGCTCGATCATCACCTCGATCCCGGGCTCGGCAACGGCGCTCGACGACGCTGTCGATGCGGCGGCCAAGGCGGGCATTCCCTTCATCACAGCGGCGGGCTCCATCACCAGCCCCAACGCCATCAATGTCGATTCCAACTATGCCCGCTGGGGCTATGACATGATGACGGCGATCGGCAAGGCAAAGCCCGACGCCAGCGTGCTGGTGGTGGAAGGCATCGCCGGACATCCGATCGTGGTCCAGGAGAAGCAGGGCGCCGACAAGGCGCTGTCCGAGAACAAGGGGCTCAAGGTCGCGCGCACCGTCAACGGCAATTGGACGGCCAACGTCACCAAGACAGTGGTGCTGCAGGCGATCGCCACCAATCCGGCGCCGATCGACGCGGTGTGGACGACCGGCAGCGAAAGCCGCGTCGTCGCCGAAGCCTTCACCGAAGCCGGACGTCCGGCGCCGCTGATCACCGGCTCGATTACCGGCGACGCGCTCGGCTACTGGAAAGCCAATCCCGACAAGTACCGCTTCGAGGGCCATGCGGTGCTGCCGGGCTGGACGGCGGAGACTTTGTTCCGTGTCGGCGAGCGCATGCTCGACGGCCAGAAGCCCAAGCTCAACACGCTGCTGATCCCGATCCCGCCGGTGCATGCCGCCGAGCTCGACAAATGGTACAAGGACTGCATGACGCCGGATGCCGTGTCGGTCTTCCCGGTGCCGCCGACCGACCCGATGCCCGAAAATGTGCTCGACGCCTACTTCGCCAATCCGGCGCCGACCAAGGGCTGGGATTATTCCAAGGTGCCGGACGCCTGCGCCAAGTGA
- a CDS encoding CaiB/BaiF CoA-transferase family protein produces the protein MAADAELPLTGLVVVDMSQFLSGPYCSLRLLDLGARVIKIERPDGGDLSRRLYLSDTEIGGDSTIFHAINRGKESLAIDLKNEADLAALRGLIAKADVLIQNFRPGVIERLGLDYEHVSTINPRLVYASISGYGEDGPWVRRPGQDLLAQARSGVMWLNGDEEQGPVPFGLAIADMLAGAACAQGILAKLVRRGITGEGGHVETSLLEALVDFQFEVLTTHLNDGRRLPKRSSFRSAHAYLSAPYGVYPAKDGYLAIAMTPIPKIADLLDLPELDPFRDKPATWFTARDEIKAIIARRIAEKTTDEWLAILEPADIWCAKVLTWPELMENDGFKALDMLQTVTREDNVSILTTRSPLRVDGARARVDRAAPRIGEHSEKIRAEFGL, from the coding sequence GTGGCCGCTGACGCTGAACTTCCGCTGACCGGCCTCGTGGTCGTCGACATGAGCCAGTTCCTGTCGGGGCCTTACTGTTCGCTGCGCCTGCTCGACCTCGGCGCGCGCGTCATCAAGATCGAGCGGCCGGATGGAGGGGATCTCTCGCGCAGGCTCTATCTCAGCGACACCGAGATCGGCGGCGATTCCACCATCTTCCACGCCATCAACCGTGGCAAGGAGAGCCTGGCCATCGACCTCAAGAACGAGGCCGATCTCGCCGCGCTGCGCGGCCTGATCGCCAAGGCCGACGTGCTGATCCAGAACTTCCGGCCGGGCGTGATCGAGCGGCTCGGCCTCGATTACGAGCATGTCAGCACCATCAACCCGCGGCTCGTCTACGCCTCGATCAGCGGCTATGGCGAGGACGGCCCCTGGGTGAGGCGCCCGGGGCAGGATCTGCTCGCCCAAGCGCGCTCCGGCGTGATGTGGCTGAACGGCGACGAGGAGCAGGGGCCGGTGCCGTTCGGGCTGGCGATCGCCGACATGCTGGCGGGCGCGGCCTGCGCGCAAGGCATCCTGGCCAAACTGGTGCGGCGCGGCATCACGGGCGAGGGCGGCCATGTCGAGACCAGCCTCCTCGAGGCGCTGGTCGATTTCCAGTTCGAGGTGCTGACCACGCATCTCAATGACGGCCGCCGCCTGCCGAAGCGCTCGTCCTTTCGCAGCGCCCATGCCTACCTCTCGGCGCCTTACGGCGTCTATCCGGCCAAGGACGGTTACTTGGCGATCGCCATGACGCCGATCCCGAAGATTGCCGATCTGCTCGACTTGCCCGAGCTCGACCCGTTCCGCGACAAGCCCGCGACCTGGTTCACCGCCCGCGACGAGATCAAGGCGATCATCGCCAGACGCATCGCCGAAAAAACCACCGACGAGTGGCTGGCCATTCTCGAGCCCGCCGACATCTGGTGCGCCAAGGTGCTGACCTGGCCGGAGCTGATGGAAAACGACGGCTTCAAGGCGCTCGACATGCTGCAGACCGTGACGCGCGAGGACAATGTCTCGATCCTCACCACGCGTTCGCCGCTGCGCGTCGATGGCGCCCGCGCCAGGGTGGATCGGGCCGCGCCGCGCATCGGCGAGCACAGCGAGAAGATCCGCGCGGAGTTCGGCCTGTGA